From the genome of Bacteroides sp. MSB163, one region includes:
- the rpiB gene encoding ribose 5-phosphate isomerase B has protein sequence MKTIGICSDHAGFELKQYVKGWLETKGWEYKDFGTYTTESCDYADFAHPLALAVEAGECYPGIAICGSGEGISMTLNKHQGIRAALCWTAEIAHLARQHNDANVLVMPGRFISTEEADMIMREFFSTQFEGGRHQKRIEKIPVR, from the coding sequence ATGAAAACAATTGGAATTTGTTCCGACCACGCCGGATTTGAATTAAAACAATACGTCAAGGGGTGGTTGGAAACTAAAGGATGGGAATACAAAGACTTCGGAACCTATACAACGGAGAGCTGCGACTATGCAGATTTTGCTCATCCCTTGGCATTGGCCGTTGAAGCCGGAGAGTGTTACCCAGGTATTGCTATCTGCGGAAGTGGTGAAGGTATCAGCATGACACTGAACAAACATCAGGGCATTCGTGCCGCACTTTGCTGGACAGCGGAAATTGCCCATCTGGCACGTCAGCATAATGATGCCAACGTACTCGTCATGCCGGGACGCTTCATCAGCACCGAAGAAGCTGATATGATTATGAGAGAATTCTTCAGCACACAGTTTGAGGGTGGACGTCATCAGAAACGTATTGAAAAGATACCGGTGAGATAA
- a CDS encoding alpha-N-arabinofuranosidase translates to MRNKLLFSSVLLAASVSLSAQKSATITLHADQGTQVIPKEIYGQFAEHLGTCIYGGLWVGENSDIPNIKGYRTDVFNALKELQVPVLRWPGGCFADEYHWMDGIGPKENRPKMVNNNWGGTIEDNSFGTHEFLNLCEMLGTEPYISGNVGSGTVEELAKWVEYMTSEGDSPMARLRRQNGRDKAWKVKYLGVGNESWGCGGSMRPEYYADLYRRYSTYCRNYDGNHLFKIASGASDYDYNWTKVLMDRVGGRMNGLSLHYYTVTGWSGSKGAATKFDKDDYYWTMGKCREIEDVIKKHCAIMDEYDPKKNVALMLDEWGTWWDEEPGTIPGHLYQQNTLRDAFVASLSFDIFHKYTDRLKMANIAQIVNVLQSMILTKGKDMVLTPTYYVFKMYNVHQDATYLPLDLNCEIMDVRDNRKVPMVSATASKDKDGKIHISMSNIDADNAQEVTINLPDVKAKKAVGEILTSANLTDYNSFENPNNIKLAPFKEVKINKGVLKIKLPAKSIVTIELQ, encoded by the coding sequence ATGAGAAACAAATTATTATTCAGCAGCGTTCTTTTAGCTGCATCCGTATCGCTGTCCGCACAAAAGAGTGCAACGATCACGCTTCATGCCGACCAAGGCACACAAGTTATTCCCAAAGAAATCTACGGCCAGTTTGCCGAACATCTCGGTACTTGCATCTATGGTGGACTTTGGGTAGGAGAAAATTCGGATATCCCCAATATCAAAGGTTATCGTACCGATGTATTCAATGCACTGAAAGAACTTCAGGTTCCCGTACTTCGTTGGCCGGGTGGCTGTTTTGCCGATGAATATCACTGGATGGACGGTATCGGTCCGAAAGAGAATCGCCCCAAAATGGTAAACAATAACTGGGGAGGTACAATTGAAGACAACAGTTTCGGTACACATGAGTTCCTCAACCTCTGCGAAATGCTGGGTACTGAACCTTATATCAGCGGAAACGTAGGTAGTGGTACTGTAGAAGAACTGGCAAAATGGGTAGAATACATGACTTCCGAAGGAGATTCTCCGATGGCAAGACTCCGCCGCCAGAACGGTCGTGACAAAGCATGGAAAGTGAAATACCTCGGTGTAGGTAACGAAAGTTGGGGCTGCGGCGGAAGCATGCGTCCTGAATATTATGCTGATTTGTATCGCCGTTACTCCACCTACTGCCGCAACTACGACGGCAACCATCTGTTTAAGATAGCCAGTGGTGCCAGCGATTACGATTATAACTGGACTAAAGTCCTGATGGACCGTGTAGGCGGACGTATGAACGGACTCTCTCTCCATTATTACACCGTAACCGGCTGGAGCGGAAGTAAAGGAGCAGCCACTAAGTTCGACAAAGACGATTATTACTGGACAATGGGCAAGTGTCGTGAGATAGAAGACGTTATCAAAAAGCACTGCGCCATCATGGACGAATATGATCCTAAAAAGAACGTAGCCCTTATGCTCGACGAATGGGGTACCTGGTGGGACGAAGAACCCGGCACCATTCCCGGACACCTTTACCAGCAAAATACATTGCGTGACGCTTTCGTCGCATCTCTTAGCTTCGATATCTTCCACAAATACACCGACCGTCTGAAAATGGCTAATATTGCCCAGATAGTAAATGTATTGCAATCCATGATCCTGACAAAAGGCAAAGACATGGTGCTGACTCCCACTTATTATGTATTCAAGATGTACAATGTACACCAAGATGCCACTTACCTCCCACTCGATCTGAACTGCGAGATCATGGATGTGCGCGACAATCGTAAAGTACCTATGGTAAGTGCTACAGCTTCTAAAGACAAGGACGGCAAAATTCACATCTCAATGTCTAATATCGATGCCGACAATGCACAGGAAGTTACTATCAACCTGCCGGATGTGAAGGCTAAGAAAGCCGTTGGTGAAATCCTAACTTCTGCCAACCTGACGGATTACAACTCTTTTGAGAACCCCAATAATATAAAATTAGCTCCGTTCAAAGAGGTAAAAATCAATAAAGGCGTATTGAAGATAAAACTACCAGCCAAGTCTATTGTTACTATAGAGTTACAGTAA
- a CDS encoding glycoside hydrolase family 28 protein, whose translation MKKVLGIISLLLSATLATANSIDFDKAFKESAKIEKQIKKTSFPKQTYLITDFGATPDTPDAPCHEAINQAIVTCCLNGGGTVVVPKGTFYTGPITLKSNVNFHVEEGAVLKFSTDPSLYFPGVITRWEGIDCYNARPLIYAYGETNIAITGKGTIDGQGSNETWWPMCGAPRYGWKEGMVAQRNGGRERLLMYGETSTPIYKRVMTPEDGLRPQLINLYSCNTVLIEDVTLLNSPFWVIHPLFCESLTVRGVYVYNRGPNGDGCDPESCKNVLIENCTFDTGDDCIAIKSGRNQDGRKWGVPSENIIVRGCYMKKGHGGVVIGSEISGGYRNLYVENCKMDSPDLDRVIRIKTSTCRGGLIENVFVRNVTVGQCREAVLRINLQYENRENCNRGFTPTVRNVHLKNVTCEKSKLGVLIIGLDDDDHVYNISVEDSHFNNVAKDGNDIKGAKDVTFKNLYINGKLVK comes from the coding sequence ATGAAAAAAGTACTCGGAATTATTTCCCTGCTTCTCTCGGCCACATTGGCAACCGCCAACTCGATAGATTTCGATAAGGCTTTCAAAGAGAGTGCAAAGATTGAAAAGCAAATCAAGAAAACATCTTTCCCAAAACAGACGTATCTCATTACGGACTTTGGCGCCACCCCCGACACTCCGGATGCTCCCTGTCATGAGGCAATCAACCAAGCTATCGTTACATGTTGCCTGAATGGTGGTGGTACGGTTGTAGTTCCCAAAGGTACATTCTACACAGGTCCCATCACACTGAAAAGCAACGTCAACTTTCATGTAGAAGAAGGAGCCGTATTGAAATTTTCAACCGATCCGAGTCTCTACTTTCCCGGAGTTATCACCCGTTGGGAAGGAATAGACTGCTATAATGCCCGCCCGTTGATTTATGCATACGGTGAAACAAATATCGCCATCACCGGTAAAGGGACTATCGACGGACAAGGCTCCAACGAAACCTGGTGGCCTATGTGTGGCGCTCCCCGTTATGGCTGGAAAGAAGGTATGGTGGCACAGCGCAACGGAGGACGTGAACGCCTGCTGATGTACGGTGAAACCTCCACTCCTATTTATAAACGTGTAATGACACCTGAAGACGGATTACGTCCGCAACTTATCAACCTGTACTCATGTAATACAGTGCTGATAGAAGATGTAACTTTATTGAATTCTCCTTTCTGGGTTATTCATCCGCTATTCTGCGAAAGCCTTACCGTACGCGGCGTATACGTTTATAATCGCGGTCCCAATGGCGATGGCTGCGACCCTGAATCCTGCAAAAATGTATTGATAGAGAACTGTACCTTCGATACCGGAGATGACTGTATTGCTATCAAGTCCGGACGTAACCAGGACGGACGCAAATGGGGTGTTCCCAGCGAGAACATCATTGTACGCGGTTGCTACATGAAGAAAGGACATGGAGGCGTAGTCATCGGTAGCGAAATCTCCGGCGGATACCGTAACCTGTATGTAGAAAACTGTAAGATGGATAGCCCGGACCTCGACCGTGTTATCCGCATCAAGACCAGCACCTGCCGCGGCGGACTGATTGAAAATGTGTTCGTGCGTAATGTCACTGTAGGGCAATGTCGCGAAGCCGTGCTGCGCATCAACCTGCAATACGAAAACCGCGAGAACTGCAACCGCGGTTTTACTCCTACTGTCCGCAACGTTCACCTAAAGAATGTAACCTGCGAAAAGAGCAAACTTGGTGTCCTTATTATCGGTCTCGACGACGATGATCATGTGTACAATATCAGCGTTGAAGACTCCCACTTTAATAATGTTGCCAAAGATGGAAATGACATAAAAGGAGCTAAAGACGTTACGTTCAAAAATCTCTATATAAATGGAAAACTTGTAAAGTAG
- a CDS encoding indolepyruvate ferredoxin oxidoreductase subunit alpha has translation MAKIKGAIVVDTERCKGCNLCVVACPLHVIALTKEVNVKGYNYAHQILEDTCNGCASCAQVCPDGCISVFKVKVE, from the coding sequence ATGGCAAAGATTAAAGGAGCAATCGTAGTGGACACCGAACGGTGCAAAGGCTGCAATCTATGCGTGGTAGCCTGTCCTCTGCATGTAATAGCCCTCACCAAAGAGGTGAACGTAAAAGGGTATAACTATGCCCACCAAATATTGGAAGATACCTGCAACGGCTGTGCGTCGTGCGCCCAGGTTTGCCCGGACGGATGTATCTCTGTTTTTAAAGTAAAAGTTGAATAA
- a CDS encoding tetratricopeptide repeat protein translates to MEQLKTIKELINQGDVAEAIRQLDEYLITDSTDRDEAFYLLGNAYRKQGNWQLALNNYQYAIDLNPDSPAREAYRMAMDILNFFNKDMYNQ, encoded by the coding sequence ATGGAGCAACTGAAAACTATCAAAGAGCTTATCAATCAAGGAGATGTAGCAGAAGCTATCCGGCAGCTCGATGAATATCTGATCACCGACTCTACCGACCGGGACGAAGCTTTCTATCTCCTGGGAAATGCCTACCGTAAACAAGGTAACTGGCAACTGGCTTTGAACAACTACCAGTATGCTATCGACCTCAATCCCGACAGCCCTGCCCGTGAAGCCTATCGTATGGCAATGGATATCCTGAATTTCTTCAATAAGGATATGTATAATCAATAA
- a CDS encoding beta-L-arabinofuranosidase gives MKSILITYLFLFCFLLTGKAQTQQEVSYFPLQDVKLLESPFLQAQQTDLHYIMAMEPDRLTAPFLREAGLTPKAPSYTNWENTGLDGHIGGHYISALSMMYAATGDTAIYNRLNYMLNELHRAQQAVGTGFIGGTPGSLQLWKEIKAGNIRAGGFDLNGKWVPLYNIHKTYAGLRDAYLYAGSDLARQMLVALTDWMIDITAGLTDQQMQDMLRSEHGGLNETFADVAEITGDKKYLELARRFSHKVILDPLVKDEDRLTGMHANTQIPKVIGYKRIADLAQNDKDWNHASEWDHAARFFWNTVVNHRSVCIGGNSVREHFHPADNFTSMLNDVQGPETCNTYNMLRLTKMLYQTSPDIRFADYYERALYNHILASQQPTKGGFVYFTPMRPGHYRVYSQPETSMWCCVGSGLENHTKYGEFIYAHAKDTLYVNLFIPSRLTWQEKKVTLVQETRFPDEEQIRFRVEKSKKKAFSLKLRYPSWAKGASVSVNGKVQETNAQPGEYLTIHRKWKAGDEITLNMPMQVALEQIPDRENFYAFMYGPIVLASPTGTENMDGLYADDSRGGHIAHGKQISLQEIPMLIGSATSLPQSLRRINDDLVAFTYTGSVYPAQKEALKLIPFFRLHDSRYAVYFHQVTEAEVESIRKEVALSERKAMELANQTVDLIFPGEQQPESDHGILYEQAETGINKDRHFRRAKGWFSYNLKVKEEATQLMITVRKEDYTKVAILLNNEKLTVSPTISKPDKEGFITICYSLPQKLSAGSYPIRFSPDGTEWTPAIYEVRLLK, from the coding sequence ATGAAATCGATCCTTATTACTTACCTGTTCCTTTTTTGTTTTCTCCTGACCGGGAAAGCTCAAACCCAACAAGAAGTTTCCTATTTCCCTTTGCAAGACGTCAAGCTGTTGGAAAGCCCCTTCCTGCAAGCCCAGCAGACCGACCTGCACTACATCATGGCCATGGAGCCCGACCGCCTAACCGCCCCTTTCCTGCGCGAAGCCGGACTGACGCCCAAAGCGCCAAGTTATACCAACTGGGAAAACACCGGACTGGACGGACACATCGGCGGACATTACATTTCTGCACTCTCCATGATGTATGCCGCTACCGGAGACACAGCCATATACAATAGGCTGAACTATATGCTGAACGAACTACATCGTGCACAGCAAGCCGTAGGCACCGGATTCATCGGAGGCACTCCCGGAAGCCTGCAACTTTGGAAAGAAATTAAAGCCGGGAATATTCGTGCCGGAGGTTTCGACCTCAATGGCAAATGGGTACCCCTATACAATATACACAAGACTTATGCCGGACTGCGCGACGCTTACCTCTACGCCGGAAGCGACCTTGCCCGCCAGATGTTAGTGGCCCTCACCGACTGGATGATAGACATCACCGCCGGACTCACCGACCAGCAAATGCAAGACATGCTCCGCAGCGAACACGGAGGACTGAACGAAACTTTCGCTGATGTTGCCGAAATCACAGGTGACAAGAAATACCTGGAACTGGCACGCCGCTTCTCCCATAAAGTGATTCTGGACCCTCTTGTGAAGGATGAAGATCGCCTGACAGGCATGCATGCCAATACACAGATACCAAAGGTTATCGGCTACAAGCGTATCGCCGACCTCGCACAAAATGATAAAGACTGGAATCATGCTTCCGAATGGGATCACGCCGCCCGCTTCTTCTGGAACACCGTGGTAAACCATCGTTCCGTCTGCATCGGCGGCAACAGTGTACGTGAACACTTTCATCCGGCAGACAACTTCACATCCATGCTCAATGATGTGCAAGGTCCGGAGACCTGCAATACCTACAACATGCTTCGCCTGACGAAGATGCTTTACCAGACTTCTCCCGACATTCGTTTTGCCGATTATTACGAACGTGCCTTATATAACCATATTCTTGCCTCGCAACAGCCTACAAAGGGCGGATTTGTTTACTTCACCCCTATGCGTCCGGGACACTACCGCGTTTATTCGCAGCCGGAAACATCCATGTGGTGTTGCGTCGGTTCCGGTTTGGAGAATCACACCAAATACGGAGAGTTTATTTACGCCCATGCAAAAGATACGCTGTATGTAAACCTCTTCATCCCCTCCCGTCTGACCTGGCAAGAGAAAAAGGTAACCCTGGTACAGGAAACCCGCTTCCCCGACGAAGAGCAAATCCGCTTCCGCGTGGAAAAGAGCAAGAAGAAAGCATTCAGCCTCAAACTCCGTTATCCCTCCTGGGCTAAAGGAGCCAGCGTATCCGTCAATGGTAAAGTACAGGAAACGAACGCCCAACCGGGAGAGTACCTGACCATCCACCGCAAATGGAAAGCCGGAGATGAAATCACCCTGAATATGCCCATGCAGGTTGCCTTGGAGCAAATACCGGATCGGGAAAATTTCTATGCATTCATGTATGGCCCTATCGTACTTGCCAGCCCCACAGGGACAGAGAATATGGACGGGCTTTATGCAGATGACAGCCGTGGCGGACACATTGCCCATGGCAAACAGATTTCCTTGCAAGAAATACCGATGCTGATAGGTTCCGCCACGTCTCTGCCTCAATCACTCCGCAGGATAAACGACGACCTGGTTGCATTTACCTATACCGGTAGTGTCTATCCGGCACAGAAAGAAGCGTTGAAATTGATTCCCTTCTTCCGCCTTCACGATTCCCGTTATGCTGTTTATTTCCATCAGGTAACCGAAGCTGAAGTAGAAAGTATCCGCAAAGAAGTGGCATTGAGCGAGCGTAAAGCAATGGAACTTGCCAACCAGACTGTAGATCTCATTTTCCCTGGTGAACAACAGCCTGAATCGGATCATGGCATTCTATATGAACAGGCAGAAACAGGAATCAATAAAGACCGTCACTTCCGGCGTGCCAAAGGTTGGTTCAGCTATAACCTCAAAGTAAAAGAAGAAGCCACCCAGCTTATGATCACTGTACGGAAAGAGGATTATACCAAGGTAGCCATCCTTCTTAACAATGAAAAACTGACCGTTAGTCCTACGATCAGCAAACCTGATAAAGAGGGTTTTATAACGATCTGTTATTCTTTACCCCAAAAGTTAAGTGCAGGCAGCTATCCGATACGCTTCAGCCCCGACGGAACAGAGTGGACACCTGCCATTTATGAGGTTCGCTTACTCAAATAA
- a CDS encoding transketolase: protein MNDNKLMNRAADNIRILAASMVEKANSGHPGGAMGGADFVNVLFSEFLVYDPENPAWEGRDRFFLDPGHMSPMLYSQLALTGKFTLDELKEFRQWDSPTPGHPERDIMRGIENTSGPLGQGHTFAVGAAIAAKFMKARFEEVMQQTIYAYISDGGVQEEISQGAGRIAGALGLDNLIMFYDANDIQLSTETKDVTIEDTAKKYEAWGWKVIKINGNDPDAIRGALNEAKAENERPTLIIGHTVMGKGARKADGSSYEANCATHGAPLGGDAYVNTIKNLGGDPTNPFIIFPEVKELYAKRAAELKEIMAKKYAAKSEWAKANPEKAAKLDLFFSGKAPEVNWAAIEQKAGAATRAASATVLGALATQVENMIVASADLSNSDKTDGFLKKTHAFKKGDFSGAFFQAGVAELTMACCCIGMALHGGVIPACGTFFVFSDYMKPAVRMAALMEVPVKFIWTHDAFRVGEDGPTHEPVEQEAQIRLMEKLKNHKGHNSMLVLRPADAEETTIAWKLAMENTTTPTGLIFSRQDIAMLPAGNDYSQAAKGAYIVAGSDENPDVILVASGSEVSTLVAGTELLRKDGVKVRIVSAPSEGLFRSQAPGYQEGVIPADAKVFGLTAGLPVNLQGLVGAHGKIWGLESFGFSAPYKVLDQKLGFTAENVYKQVKAML from the coding sequence ATGAACGACAACAAACTTATGAACCGTGCAGCGGATAATATCCGTATCCTCGCTGCTTCTATGGTTGAGAAAGCTAATTCCGGTCACCCGGGCGGTGCCATGGGCGGTGCCGATTTTGTGAACGTACTCTTCTCTGAGTTTCTGGTGTATGATCCCGAAAATCCTGCATGGGAAGGTCGTGACCGCTTTTTCCTGGACCCGGGTCACATGTCACCGATGCTCTACTCTCAGTTGGCATTGACAGGCAAATTTACACTGGATGAATTGAAGGAGTTTCGCCAATGGGACAGTCCTACCCCGGGACACCCTGAACGCGACATCATGCGTGGTATTGAAAACACTTCCGGCCCGCTCGGCCAAGGTCATACTTTCGCAGTGGGTGCAGCTATCGCAGCTAAATTCATGAAAGCCCGTTTCGAAGAAGTGATGCAACAAACCATCTACGCTTATATTTCGGACGGTGGTGTACAGGAAGAAATTTCTCAGGGTGCAGGCCGTATCGCAGGTGCACTGGGGCTGGATAACCTCATCATGTTCTATGATGCCAATGACATCCAGCTTTCTACTGAAACCAAAGACGTAACCATCGAAGATACTGCCAAGAAATACGAAGCTTGGGGCTGGAAGGTGATCAAGATCAACGGTAATGATCCCGATGCTATCCGTGGCGCTTTGAACGAAGCGAAAGCAGAAAACGAACGTCCAACCCTGATTATCGGTCATACCGTAATGGGTAAGGGTGCACGCAAGGCAGATGGCAGCAGCTACGAAGCCAACTGTGCGACTCACGGTGCTCCTCTGGGTGGTGACGCTTATGTAAATACTATCAAGAACCTGGGTGGTGATCCGACGAATCCATTCATAATCTTCCCCGAAGTGAAGGAACTGTACGCAAAACGTGCCGCCGAACTGAAGGAAATTATGGCTAAGAAATATGCAGCTAAATCAGAATGGGCAAAGGCTAATCCTGAAAAGGCTGCCAAACTCGACCTGTTCTTCTCTGGTAAAGCTCCTGAAGTAAACTGGGCAGCTATCGAGCAAAAAGCAGGTGCTGCCACACGTGCTGCATCAGCTACCGTACTGGGCGCTCTTGCTACTCAGGTAGAAAACATGATCGTTGCTTCCGCCGACCTTTCAAACTCTGATAAGACAGACGGCTTCCTGAAAAAGACGCATGCTTTCAAGAAAGGTGATTTCAGCGGTGCATTCTTCCAGGCTGGTGTTGCCGAACTGACTATGGCTTGCTGCTGTATCGGTATGGCGCTGCATGGCGGTGTAATCCCAGCTTGCGGAACATTCTTCGTATTCTCTGACTATATGAAACCTGCCGTACGTATGGCTGCACTGATGGAAGTTCCCGTGAAGTTCATTTGGACACACGATGCATTCCGTGTAGGCGAAGATGGTCCTACTCATGAACCGGTAGAACAGGAAGCTCAGATCCGTCTGATGGAAAAACTGAAAAACCACAAAGGACACAACTCTATGTTGGTTCTCCGTCCGGCAGATGCAGAAGAAACAACAATTGCATGGAAACTGGCTATGGAGAATACTACTACTCCGACCGGTTTGATCTTCTCTCGTCAGGATATCGCTATGCTGCCCGCTGGAAATGACTACTCTCAGGCTGCTAAGGGTGCTTACATCGTAGCTGGTTCTGATGAGAACCCGGATGTAATATTGGTAGCCTCGGGTTCAGAAGTATCTACGCTGGTGGCAGGAACCGAATTGTTGCGCAAAGACGGCGTGAAAGTACGTATCGTATCTGCTCCTTCCGAAGGTTTGTTCCGTAGCCAGGCTCCGGGATATCAGGAAGGTGTTATCCCAGCTGATGCCAAAGTCTTCGGTCTGACAGCCGGTCTGCCTGTAAACCTGCAAGGTTTGGTAGGTGCTCACGGCAAAATTTGGGGATTGGAATCTTTCGGTTTCTCAGCTCCTTACAAAGTACTGGATCAGAAGTTAGGTTTTACTGCTGAGAATGTTTATAAGCAAGTAAAAGCAATGTTATAA
- a CDS encoding FGGY-family carbohydrate kinase, with amino-acid sequence MKPDAKSTIEAGKAILGIEFGSTRIKAVLIDQENKPIAQGSHTWENQLVDGLWTYSVEAIWYGLQDCYADLRSNVKSLYDIEIEALAAIGVSAMMHGYMAFNDKEEILVPFRTWRNTNTGQAAAALSELFVYNIPLRWSISHLYQAILDNEEHVKDINYLTTLAGFIHWQITGQKVLGIGDASGMLPIDPVTKNYSAEMVTKFDELIAPKGYDWKLLDILPKALPAGENAGFLTPEGAKMLDVSGHLKAGIPVCPPEGDAGTGMVATNAVKQRTGNVSAGTSSFSMIVLEKDLSKPYEMIDMVTTPDGSPVAMVHCNNCTSDLNAWINLFKEYQELLGIPVDMNEVYGKLYNHALTGNADCGGLISFNYISGEPVTGFADGRPMFVRSANDKFSLANFMRTHLYASVGVLKIGNDILFKEEKVKVDRITGHGGLFKTKNVGQRVLAAALNSPISVMETAGEGGAWGIALLASFLVNNQKKQPLDAFLDEQVFGGDAGVEIAPTAEDVAGFNAYIENYKAALPIEEAAVRFKK; translated from the coding sequence ATGAAACCAGACGCAAAATCAACCATCGAAGCAGGCAAGGCCATTCTTGGCATAGAATTCGGTTCCACTCGAATCAAGGCTGTTTTGATTGACCAGGAAAACAAGCCCATCGCTCAAGGAAGTCACACCTGGGAGAACCAGTTGGTTGACGGACTTTGGACATATAGCGTTGAGGCCATCTGGTATGGACTGCAAGATTGTTACGCCGACCTTCGCTCAAACGTGAAGAGCCTGTATGACATAGAGATAGAAGCTTTGGCGGCAATCGGTGTCAGCGCCATGATGCATGGTTATATGGCATTCAATGATAAAGAAGAGATTCTCGTGCCCTTCCGTACTTGGAGAAACACCAATACAGGTCAGGCTGCGGCTGCTTTATCAGAGCTGTTCGTTTATAATATTCCTCTGCGTTGGAGCATTTCTCATTTGTATCAGGCCATTCTGGACAACGAAGAACACGTGAAAGATATCAATTATCTGACAACGCTCGCAGGTTTTATCCATTGGCAGATAACAGGTCAAAAAGTATTGGGCATCGGCGATGCATCGGGTATGCTCCCTATAGACCCGGTTACCAAAAACTACTCCGCTGAAATGGTGACCAAGTTCGACGAGTTAATCGCTCCGAAGGGATATGACTGGAAATTGCTGGATATTCTTCCCAAGGCATTGCCGGCTGGTGAAAATGCAGGTTTCCTGACACCGGAAGGCGCTAAGATGCTCGACGTATCCGGCCATTTGAAAGCTGGAATACCGGTTTGCCCGCCCGAAGGAGATGCAGGTACCGGTATGGTTGCAACCAATGCCGTTAAGCAGCGTACAGGAAACGTATCGGCAGGTACATCTTCATTCTCCATGATTGTATTGGAGAAAGATCTGTCAAAGCCCTACGAAATGATCGATATGGTTACTACTCCCGATGGAAGTCCCGTAGCCATGGTACATTGCAACAACTGTACATCTGACCTCAACGCATGGATCAACCTGTTCAAAGAATACCAGGAACTGCTGGGTATACCTGTAGATATGAACGAAGTATATGGAAAACTCTACAACCATGCCCTGACAGGCAATGCGGATTGTGGAGGTCTCATTTCATTCAATTACATCTCAGGCGAACCTGTAACAGGATTTGCAGATGGAAGACCGATGTTTGTACGTTCGGCCAATGACAAGTTCAGCCTTGCGAACTTCATGAGAACGCACTTGTATGCTTCTGTCGGTGTCCTCAAGATTGGTAATGACATTCTTTTCAAAGAAGAAAAGGTGAAAGTTGACAGAATCACAGGACACGGAGGCTTGTTCAAGACTAAGAATGTGGGTCAGAGAGTACTTGCAGCAGCATTAAACTCACCGATTTCCGTAATGGAAACTGCCGGTGAAGGTGGTGCCTGGGGTATTGCGTTGCTGGCTTCATTCCTTGTGAACAACCAGAAGAAGCAACCTCTCGACGCTTTCCTGGACGAGCAAGTGTTTGGCGGAGACGCGGGTGTTGAGATAGCGCCTACAGCGGAAGATGTGGCAGGCTTCAACGCATACATCGAAAACTACAAGGCAGCACTGCCCATCGAAGAAGCGGCGGTAAGATTCAAAAAGTAA